A genome region from Nocardia sp. NBC_01730 includes the following:
- a CDS encoding SDR family NAD(P)-dependent oxidoreductase, producing MANLEGRTVLITGAGRGIGRAEALYCAAVGANVVVNDPGVQTDGSGGDSGIASTVVDEIRALGGRAVADTGSVTDWNDARIMVERAVVEFGDLHAVVNNATIEVNKGLERLTEGEFDDVVAVKLKGTFAVSRWAAAFWRRRFDEGVRTDRAIVNTASGSGLLNPLPLQTNYAAANAGIAAMTTVHALELRRLGVRVNCVSPSMVRTRLTEQVPGMDRTLPPDRLDPKDPITVAPLVAYLLDEACPLTGQVLSVRGGSIAVNHGWARGGQIDKDDELWTVPELAQSFTTLTVEDPFDRLATALGGALGVQGRDQLEALIDGELDKL from the coding sequence ATGGCGAACCTGGAGGGACGAACCGTCCTGATAACGGGAGCTGGGCGAGGGATCGGCCGGGCAGAAGCGCTGTACTGTGCGGCCGTCGGGGCAAACGTCGTGGTGAATGATCCCGGCGTGCAGACCGACGGTTCCGGTGGCGATAGCGGAATCGCGTCCACGGTGGTCGATGAGATCCGGGCACTCGGCGGACGGGCGGTGGCAGACACCGGAAGTGTCACCGATTGGAACGACGCCCGGATAATGGTCGAGCGTGCCGTCGTCGAATTCGGCGACCTCCATGCGGTGGTGAACAATGCCACCATCGAGGTCAATAAAGGGCTAGAGCGGTTGACCGAAGGTGAATTCGACGATGTGGTCGCCGTGAAGTTGAAGGGAACGTTCGCGGTCAGCCGGTGGGCGGCGGCGTTCTGGCGGCGGCGATTCGACGAGGGTGTGCGAACGGACCGGGCAATCGTCAATACCGCCTCGGGTTCCGGCCTGCTGAATCCACTTCCACTGCAAACCAATTACGCCGCGGCCAATGCCGGAATCGCGGCGATGACCACCGTGCACGCCCTGGAGCTGCGGCGACTGGGCGTGCGAGTGAACTGCGTCAGCCCGTCGATGGTCCGTACCCGCTTGACAGAGCAGGTGCCAGGCATGGATCGAACCCTTCCGCCCGACCGCCTGGACCCGAAGGATCCGATCACCGTGGCTCCGCTGGTTGCCTACCTCCTCGACGAGGCATGTCCGTTGACCGGACAGGTGCTCTCGGTGCGCGGCGGTTCGATCGCGGTGAATCACGGATGGGCGCGTGGCGGTCAGATCGACAAGGACGACGAACTGTGGACCGTGCCGGAACTGGCGCAGAGTTTCACGACGCTGACGGTGGAGGATCCGTTCGATCGACTTGCTACGGCGCTCGGCGGTGCGCTTGGCGTCCAAGGTCGGGACCAGCTGGAAGCGCTGATCGACGGCGAGCTCGACAAGCTCTGA
- a CDS encoding TetR/AcrR family transcriptional regulator: MTAATGLREQKRRATREAIVRAATTLFLRQGFVATSVSDIAAAAGVSRRTFFLHFPSKEDVLFHHIEGHIQVALDILSRLDPETTAWDATQAAMYALVDAFDVTAANGDELADLRRQFVGSARGLPGSLMIRLQSVHAALLLALEERFPDRTRWPIISTHLGACMGAVTAAAGSDSGTRHSSMRTAISRASEGFRPV, translated from the coding sequence GTGACCGCAGCGACCGGACTCCGCGAACAGAAGAGGCGGGCGACACGGGAGGCGATCGTCCGAGCCGCGACAACTCTGTTCCTGCGGCAGGGCTTCGTCGCGACTTCGGTTTCGGATATCGCCGCGGCTGCCGGGGTGTCGCGCCGGACATTCTTCCTGCACTTTCCGTCCAAGGAAGACGTTCTGTTCCACCACATCGAGGGGCACATTCAGGTCGCGCTCGACATCTTGTCCCGGCTCGACCCCGAGACAACCGCCTGGGATGCCACGCAAGCCGCCATGTACGCACTCGTAGACGCTTTCGATGTCACCGCCGCGAACGGTGACGAGCTCGCGGATCTGCGTCGCCAGTTCGTCGGCAGCGCACGAGGATTGCCCGGATCGCTCATGATTCGGCTGCAGTCCGTGCACGCGGCGCTTCTGCTCGCGCTCGAGGAACGCTTCCCCGATCGGACGAGATGGCCGATCATCTCCACGCACCTCGGTGCATGCATGGGTGCGGTGACAGCCGCGGCCGGTTCGGATTCCGGTACGCGGCACTCCTCGATGCGGACTGCGATAAGCCGCGCAAGCGAAGGCTTCCGCCCCGTTTAG
- a CDS encoding transposase, translating into MINQIKALLATAGTNPHRLHSDAAFAASRGTSPVPASCGKTRRHRLSRGGDRAPKTTHYTPFGQR; encoded by the coding sequence GTGATCAACCAGATCAAGGCACTGCTGGCCACCGCCGGCACCAACCCCCACCGGCTACACAGCGATGCGGCATTCGCCGCGTCGCGCGGGACATCGCCGGTCCCAGCGTCGTGCGGGAAGACCCGCCGCCACAGGCTTTCCCGCGGAGGAGACCGAGCACCGAAAACAACGCACTACACCCCGTTCGGACAACGGTAG
- a CDS encoding acyl-CoA dehydrogenase family protein, which yields MDFDLTDEQVMLRDTVRDLLARNYDAESRLKITDSELGWSRDVWRQLADLGVLGLSFSEEDGGVGAGPVETMVVLEEVGRRLAPEPILDAVLVPGGLVATAGSAEQRQRILPEVAAGAKLLAFAHAEPGVRWPSTEPATTAAAAVPSVSSAGPSVVTQAAASGPVATAVFDAASAGPSGVTQAAASGPVATAVFDAASAGPSVVTQAAASGPVATAGGDSYTLTGVKNPVPHGDSADELVVSAALPDGGVGLFLVAPNATGVVRKPYRTVDGQRGAQLELDNAPAERLGAADAAEAIASVLGHAQAGLCAESVGAMAEALRLTTEYLKQRKQFGVTLSKFQTLTQRAANMYVSLELARSMSLYATASLVDGAYDPVIASRARLQVSRAARHIGQEAIQMHGGIGVTAEYPVGHYVARLTAIERTLGGGLEHLRVLSARVGDYELAEL from the coding sequence ATGGATTTCGATCTCACCGATGAGCAGGTCATGCTCCGCGACACGGTTCGTGACCTGCTCGCGCGCAACTACGACGCCGAATCGCGGCTGAAGATCACCGATTCCGAGCTCGGCTGGAGCCGCGACGTATGGCGTCAGCTCGCCGATCTCGGCGTGCTCGGGCTGAGCTTCAGCGAAGAGGACGGCGGTGTCGGCGCTGGTCCGGTGGAAACGATGGTCGTGCTGGAAGAGGTCGGCCGCAGGCTCGCGCCGGAGCCGATCCTGGACGCGGTGCTCGTGCCGGGCGGGCTCGTCGCCACGGCAGGCAGCGCTGAACAGCGTCAGCGGATCCTGCCGGAGGTCGCCGCGGGCGCGAAGCTGCTCGCCTTCGCGCACGCCGAGCCCGGTGTGCGCTGGCCGTCCACCGAGCCGGCGACCACCGCTGCGGCGGCCGTGCCTTCGGTGTCGTCCGCGGGGCCCTCTGTGGTTACGCAGGCTGCCGCCTCCGGGCCCGTCGCTACCGCTGTGTTCGATGCGGCGTCCGCGGGGCCCTCTGGGGTTACGCAGGCCGCCGCCTCCGGGCCCGTCGCTACCGCTGTGTTCGATGCGGCGTCCGCGGGGCCCTCTGTGGTTACGCAGGCTGCCGCCTCCGGGCCCGTCGCTACCGCCGGGGGGGATTCCTACACGCTGACCGGCGTCAAGAACCCGGTCCCGCACGGCGACAGTGCCGACGAGCTCGTGGTCAGCGCCGCGCTGCCGGATGGCGGGGTCGGGCTGTTCTTGGTCGCGCCGAACGCCACCGGTGTGGTCCGTAAGCCCTACCGCACGGTGGACGGTCAGCGCGGTGCGCAGCTGGAACTGGACAACGCGCCCGCCGAGCGTCTCGGCGCCGCGGACGCCGCGGAGGCGATCGCGTCGGTGCTCGGGCACGCACAGGCCGGCCTGTGCGCGGAATCGGTCGGCGCTATGGCGGAGGCGCTCCGGCTGACCACCGAATACCTCAAGCAGCGCAAGCAGTTCGGTGTCACGCTGTCGAAGTTCCAGACGCTCACCCAGCGGGCGGCCAACATGTACGTTTCGCTGGAGCTGGCGCGCAGCATGAGCCTGTACGCCACGGCGTCGCTGGTGGACGGAGCCTACGACCCGGTGATCGCGTCCCGTGCGCGCTTGCAGGTCAGCCGCGCCGCGCGGCACATCGGGCAGGAAGCGATTCAGATGCACGGTGGTATCGGCGTCACCGCCGAATACCCGGTCGGCCACTACGTGGCCCGGTTGACTGCGATCGAGCGCACCCTGGGTGGCGGGCTCGAGCATCTGCGAGTGCTCAGCGCTCGGGTCGGCGACTACGAACTGGCTGAACTGTAG
- a CDS encoding acyl-CoA dehydrogenase family protein, whose product MKLSLSPEDVAFRDELRNFYRTEIPADIRERVRNGHELSRDDVVTANKILNDHGLAVPNWPVEWGGKDWTPMQRHIWQDEMQLASVPEPLTFNAQMVGPVIAQFGSQELKERFLPATAALDIWWCQGFSEPDAGSDLAALRTTAVRDGDSYIVNGQKIWTTLAQYADWIFCLVRTDPNAPKKQAGISFLLFDVKSPGVTIRPIKLIDGGYEVNEVFFENVRVPADQLVGEENMGWTYAKFLLGNERTGITGVGRTKVKIGVAKQYAAQTRSGSGTLLEDPVFAARVAELENELLALELTQLRVVSNSSDGKPNPASSVLKLRGSELQQAATELLVDIAGPDAIPVDADDIASPAWAQRSGPAYLNYRKTTIYGGSSEVQRTIIASTILGL is encoded by the coding sequence ATGAAACTATCCTTGTCCCCCGAAGACGTCGCCTTCCGCGACGAACTGCGTAATTTCTATCGGACCGAGATCCCGGCCGACATCCGCGAGCGCGTCCGGAACGGCCATGAGCTGTCCCGCGACGACGTCGTCACCGCGAACAAGATCCTCAACGACCACGGCCTCGCGGTGCCGAACTGGCCCGTCGAGTGGGGTGGCAAGGACTGGACGCCGATGCAGCGGCACATCTGGCAGGACGAGATGCAGCTCGCCTCGGTGCCAGAGCCGCTGACGTTCAACGCGCAGATGGTCGGCCCGGTGATCGCCCAGTTCGGCTCGCAGGAGTTGAAAGAGCGATTCCTCCCGGCCACCGCCGCGTTGGACATCTGGTGGTGCCAGGGCTTCTCCGAGCCTGACGCCGGCTCCGACCTGGCCGCACTGCGCACCACCGCGGTCCGCGACGGCGACTCCTACATCGTCAACGGTCAGAAGATCTGGACCACGCTGGCCCAGTACGCGGACTGGATCTTCTGCCTGGTCCGCACCGACCCGAACGCGCCGAAGAAGCAGGCGGGCATCTCGTTCCTGCTGTTCGACGTGAAGTCGCCCGGTGTCACCATCCGCCCGATCAAGCTGATCGACGGCGGGTACGAGGTGAACGAGGTCTTCTTCGAAAATGTCCGGGTGCCCGCCGATCAGCTGGTCGGCGAGGAGAACATGGGCTGGACGTACGCCAAGTTCCTGCTCGGCAACGAGCGCACCGGTATCACCGGCGTCGGCCGCACCAAGGTCAAGATCGGCGTCGCGAAACAGTACGCGGCGCAGACCAGGTCGGGCAGCGGCACGCTGCTGGAGGATCCGGTGTTCGCGGCGCGGGTCGCCGAGCTGGAGAACGAGCTGCTCGCGCTGGAGCTCACCCAGCTGCGTGTGGTCTCCAACTCCTCGGACGGCAAGCCGAATCCGGCCTCGTCGGTACTCAAGCTGCGCGGCTCCGAGCTGCAGCAGGCGGCCACCGAGCTGCTGGTCGACATCGCTGGACCGGATGCGATTCCGGTGGACGCGGACGACATCGCCTCGCCGGCCTGGGCGCAGCGTAGCGGCCCCGCTTACCTGAACTACCGCAAGACAACCATCTACGGAGGCTCCAGCGAGGTGCAGCGCACCATCATCGCCTCCACGATCCTCGGATTGTGA
- a CDS encoding epoxide hydrolase family protein, with product MTSKSTDVRPFRIQIPQADLDDLRDRLARTRWSAQLPGAGWDRGIPVGYLKELAEYWRTEFDWRAQEAALNEFPQFMTRIDGLDVHFLHVRSPEPDATPLILTHGWPNSFVEFTKTIGLLADPRAHGLDPAQAFHVVVPSVPGFGFSEGPHEPGMTPHKVAEMWLELMDRLGYRRFGAQGGDLGAYVAPELAIAAPDRVIGVHLDGGVGMPTEADVPTMTPDERAEWDLMQKWMTGVNHHVLLHAAPQTFAHAWTDSPVGLLAWLMHKFTEFTPLADRAEDAIDRDHLLTNISLYWFANTAASSSWPMYNGLGDGGFVWPKGQKLVPTGTYGGGSALMRRLAERDNTIVHWPEGNTGNHFVAMELPDAHVADIRAFFADLR from the coding sequence ATGACCAGCAAGTCCACCGACGTTCGCCCGTTCCGCATCCAGATCCCGCAAGCCGATCTGGACGACCTGCGCGACCGGCTCGCACGCACCCGCTGGTCGGCGCAGTTGCCCGGCGCGGGCTGGGATCGCGGCATCCCGGTCGGCTACCTGAAGGAGCTGGCCGAGTACTGGCGGACCGAATTCGATTGGCGTGCACAGGAAGCGGCGCTCAACGAGTTTCCTCAGTTCATGACGCGGATCGACGGTCTCGACGTGCATTTCCTGCACGTGCGCTCGCCGGAGCCGGACGCGACGCCGCTGATCCTGACCCACGGCTGGCCGAATTCGTTCGTCGAATTCACCAAGACCATCGGCCTGCTGGCCGATCCGCGGGCGCACGGACTCGACCCCGCGCAGGCGTTCCACGTGGTGGTGCCGTCCGTCCCCGGGTTCGGCTTCTCCGAGGGCCCGCACGAACCCGGCATGACACCGCACAAAGTGGCGGAGATGTGGTTGGAACTGATGGACCGGCTCGGGTACCGGCGTTTCGGCGCGCAGGGCGGGGACCTCGGCGCGTACGTCGCACCGGAACTGGCCATCGCCGCGCCGGACCGCGTGATCGGCGTGCACCTCGACGGCGGCGTCGGGATGCCGACCGAGGCCGACGTACCCACCATGACGCCGGACGAACGCGCCGAGTGGGACCTCATGCAGAAGTGGATGACCGGTGTGAACCACCACGTGCTGCTGCACGCCGCACCGCAGACTTTCGCGCACGCCTGGACCGACTCGCCGGTGGGTCTGCTCGCCTGGCTGATGCACAAGTTCACCGAGTTCACCCCACTGGCCGACCGCGCCGAGGACGCGATAGACCGCGACCACCTGTTGACCAATATCAGCCTGTATTGGTTCGCCAACACCGCAGCCTCATCGTCCTGGCCGATGTACAACGGTCTCGGTGACGGCGGTTTCGTGTGGCCGAAGGGGCAGAAGCTGGTCCCTACCGGCACCTACGGCGGTGGCTCCGCGCTGATGCGCCGACTGGCCGAGCGGGACAACACCATCGTGCACTGGCCGGAGGGCAACACCGGCAATCACTTCGTCGCGATGGAACTTCCGGACGCGCACGTTGCCGACATCCGCGCGTTCTTCGCCGATCTTCGGTGA
- a CDS encoding helix-turn-helix transcriptional regulator, producing the protein MNDTPARLLRLLSLLQTPREWPGSELAERLGVTDRTVRRDIDRLRELGYPVTATMGATGGYRLVAGSALPPLLVEDDEAVAIAVGLRAAAGIAVAGIEEASVRALAKLEQVLPAKLRRKVRVFGTALSTPTADGPAVDPEVLATLATTVTNRERVRFAYHDESGAESRRNAEPVGLVPVRRRWYLVGYDIDRDNWRVYRVDRIDRPQPTAARFTPRALPAADAAAYVAGQRTDWDTPTFRLRLTIDAPAEQIAGRLGDDPGEIGAIDAHSCRIDTVRDDSPEWLAHRLLGLGVDFQVHEPPELVTHLRTLAHRIEHAVTTNPGPSTGAGRTR; encoded by the coding sequence GTGAACGACACCCCCGCTCGTCTGCTGCGGCTGCTGTCGCTGCTGCAGACTCCGCGCGAATGGCCGGGCAGCGAGCTTGCCGAACGCCTCGGCGTCACCGATCGCACAGTGCGCCGCGACATCGACCGGCTGCGCGAGCTCGGGTATCCGGTCACGGCGACGATGGGCGCGACGGGCGGCTACCGGCTGGTTGCCGGGTCGGCCCTGCCGCCGCTGCTGGTCGAGGACGACGAGGCGGTCGCCATCGCGGTCGGGCTACGCGCCGCGGCCGGGATCGCCGTGGCCGGGATCGAAGAAGCGTCGGTGCGGGCACTTGCCAAGCTGGAGCAGGTGCTACCTGCGAAGTTGCGGCGCAAGGTGCGGGTATTCGGCACCGCACTGAGCACGCCGACCGCCGACGGGCCCGCCGTGGACCCAGAAGTGCTCGCCACGCTCGCCACGACCGTAACCAACCGCGAGCGGGTGCGCTTCGCCTACCACGACGAGTCCGGCGCCGAAAGCAGGCGCAACGCCGAGCCGGTGGGCCTGGTGCCCGTCCGGCGGCGCTGGTACCTGGTCGGCTACGACATCGACCGCGACAACTGGCGGGTCTACCGCGTCGACCGGATCGACCGGCCACAGCCCACCGCCGCCCGCTTCACCCCGCGTGCCCTGCCTGCCGCCGACGCCGCCGCCTATGTCGCAGGCCAACGGACCGACTGGGACACACCAACATTCCGACTGCGACTGACCATCGATGCCCCTGCCGAGCAGATCGCGGGGCGGCTGGGCGACGACCCCGGTGAGATCGGCGCGATCGATGCGCACTCCTGCCGGATCGATACCGTTCGGGACGACTCGCCCGAATGGTTGGCGCACCGGCTGCTCGGGCTCGGCGTCGACTTCCAGGTACACGAGCCACCGGAGCTGGTTACCCACTTGCGCACCCTTGCGCACCGCATCGAACACGCGGTCACCACGAACCCAGGGCCGAGCACCGGCGCCGGCCGAACTCGATGA